One region of Flavobacteriales bacterium genomic DNA includes:
- a CDS encoding F0F1 ATP synthase subunit B, which yields MDLFNDFSLGLFVWQTVLFLALLFLLRKYAWKPILSAVEEREEGIKNALEAADNAKKEMEALNADNERILREAKAERDSILKEAREIKETIITEAKTQATEEADKVLASAREQINNEKLAAITELKNQVADLSIDIAEKVLKSELKDADKQKELVNNALKEAALS from the coding sequence ATGGATTTATTTAACGACTTTTCACTTGGCTTGTTTGTTTGGCAAACCGTTTTATTTTTAGCTCTTTTATTCTTATTAAGAAAATACGCTTGGAAACCTATTCTTAGCGCGGTAGAAGAAAGAGAAGAAGGTATTAAAAATGCTTTGGAGGCAGCAGATAACGCCAAAAAAGAGATGGAAGCCCTCAATGCTGACAACGAGCGTATTTTGCGTGAAGCAAAAGCCGAAAGAGATAGCATACTCAAGGAAGCAAGAGAGATAAAAGAAACAATTATTACTGAGGCAAAGACACAAGCTACAGAAGAAGCAGATAAGGTTTTGGCATCAGCAAGAGAGCAAATCAACAATGAAAAATTGGCGGCTATTACAGAGCTTAAAAACCAGGTAGCAGACCTTTCTATTGATATTGCAGAAAAAGTATTGAAGTCAGAATTGAAAGACGCTGACAAACAAAAAGAATTAGTAAACAACGCTTTGAAAGAGGCGGCTTTGAGTTAA